ctgtgcctggaagggcagcagaggatggcccaagcacctgggctcctgcactaccagaggaagttccaagctccaggccagcccagctgtggccacttggggagtgaaccagcagagggaagatctgtctctccctaactctgcctttcaagggcTGGCTATTGAGCCTCATGCTTTtcataaaaacatacaaaatttaTGCAAGTGATGGACTGCTGGCTTTCTTCTGCAACCCACAGGCTCCTGCGGGGCAAACTGCCACTGTGCCACCCCGCTCATGATGCAAGGGGAAACGCGCAGGACGCCCGAGTCTTACCATCTTCACGAGGTAGTGGGCCATGGCGTGCAGGTGCCGCGTGGAGGTGCCGCTGCCAATCACAAAATAGTCTGCGTATTTCATTTCCGGAGGGATCCTGATCACACAGATGTCTCTGGCGTTTTCCTCCCTCAGAAGCGAAACCAGCGTGTCGATGTCAAACCTGGGAGTAGCACGGTCTGAAATGCGCACACAGTGGTGTCAGGCAGCCAGGCCGGCAGGCGCACAGCAGGGAGAACCCGCCCCTCAGCCAGCACAGCCGCACCTGCCCCGCGGGAATGCTGCTCACCCTGCACCGTTCCCAAACACCTGCGGGGACTCACTGGCGCTGGACACGGCCAGTGACATTGGCCACGTTCCCCAACaacaataaatgaaagaacaCGGTGGCACCCAGTGGGGGGCCGTATCCAACCGCGTCTCAGTCATAAGCTTCGAGGGCTCCATTGGCGGTGGCCGACTTCAGGGGAACCTGGCACCACCCCAGCCCAGCTTCGTTAAGtgattctcaccttgaacgccctctCTCCCTGAGTACGCTCCCTAAGACTGCTTCCCAGGGATGTGCGCTCCCCAGAGGAGCTACCTGGGCTCCATCCCCCAAGGGGGAACCCCCGAGACCCCGGGACCCCCAAGGGCGAGGTGCGGGGACCTCCCAGCGGCCTGAGACCCCAGGCGCCCACCTCCCCGGTTCTCCTCCACAGCCCGTACCTGCCGGGCGGCCCTCGTCGGCCGTGCCCTCCTCCAGCCGGGGGCCACCGTGCAGGCCGCGCCCCAGGCCCACGGGCGGCCAGACCCGGCCGAGCGCCGGAGCCGGAGGCAGCCGCCCCGCCGCCGGCAGCCCCAGCCGGCGTTCGGCCCGGAGTCCCAGCGCCCCGTGCCCCACGAGCCGCCCGAGCAGCCGCGCCACTCGGCAGCCCGGGACCATGGCCGCCGCGCGTCCACGCGACGTCACGGGGCGGGGCTTCAAGGCGCGGCCGGGGGATTGCACGTCACCGTGTGGGCGGGGCCCGCGAGGCGCAATTGCTCCTGCTCTGTTCCTTGGGGCTCAGGAGCGCACGGTGACCTGGCAGTGTCCTGCACCGCTCGGCGCGTTCCGTTCTCTAAATGTAACCTTCGCGAGGGCAGTCGTGTCCGTTTGTTTTCAGCTCCTACAACAGAAGGTGCTCTGTTGATGACCATGGCGTCAGGACGCACCTGTGTGAACCACCCCGCACACTGGTTCCTGCTGCTTCAAGGTCCTTTTAAACAAAAGATAGGtttcctctgccttccagatcCTTCTGGTTGCTTCTACCGTGGGTGCCATgttcccagccctgtcccccACCACACCCCCACCATCCTGAACCCACATTTGCAACTGAGGAATTGCCTTGACAGAAACAATCAGGTGCAGCGTAAGGCTGGTTTATAAGGCTTGCCACTCACTGACGAGAAACGTCCATTTAGCATTGCACGGTGAGCACACACTGGCTCAACCCGGGACGACAGAATGTAGATAACTGGGTGGGAATTTGAGAAGTGAGAGACCacttctggaaggaaaaaaattctgaaaggcagaaagccaGACATCTCCTAACTGCTGGTTTCCTCCAAGTGCCCACATCGGCTGAGGCTGTGGCAGAGCAAGGCTGGGAGTTGCAACCTCAGTTCCAGTATCCCGCATGGATGTCAGGACCCAACCTGAGttgtcatcactgcctcccaggatgtgcgctagcagggagctggagtcgcaaaccaaacccagacactccagtgagatgtgggtatcccaagcaccttctttttctctttcttttttttttttttttttttaagatttattcattttcattacaaagtcagatacacagaggaggagagacagagaggaagatcttccgtccgatgattcattcctcaagtgatccgcaacggccggtgctgtgccgatctgaagccgggaacctggaacctcttccgggtctcccacgtgggtgcagggtcccaaagctttgggccgtcctcgtctgctttcccaggcacaagcagggagctggatgggaagtggagctgctgggattagaaccggcgcccatatgggatcccggcgctttcaaggcgaggactgggTTTGGTTTgcgactccagctcccagaagtgGGCGTTGGAAAGGACTgactccctgtggtctccttacCTGCTGCCAGCAAGTTCCTTTGTGTGGGGATGGCTGCAGGTGGGTTTCTTCGGGAAGCGGCCGCTGGAGGGCGTCCAAGAGCTGCTGGTCCAGGCAGCGGTGTCGCCCCTGTTTCGGCAGCGGGCCTATGGGACTGGCATGCAGGTCCTATCTGCAGGATGGGGCAGCCTCCAGCCATGCTACTTGGAAGCTCGGTCTCTGAACGCCCACGTGGTCCCATGGGATTGCTTAGGCCTACCATCCAGGTaggctcttttaaaaatgtattcatttaggggctggtgtggtgcaaactaatcctccacctgtggtgctggatTCCCTGTGGCTGTCAGTTCCCagctggctacttcacttccactccaactctgtttatgatctggaaaagcagtggaggatggctcaaagccttggacctctgcacccacgtgggagatcaggaagaagctcctggctctcagcttcacattagctcagctttggtcattgaggccatttgggagagtgaacccgAATGTGGAAGATcacttctctatgtctctcttcctctttctgtaaaatctgactttcaggcaaaaataaattttttaaatatttaaattaattaatttcaattagttacacagagagagggatctttcatcctctggctcacttcccaagtggctgcaactaccAGAGTtgcgctggtccaaagctaggagccaggagcctctttcgggtctcccatgtgggtgcgggggctAAAGAATTAGActgctctctgctgctttacTAGACAGGTTAGTggagagctgggttagaagcggagcagccaggactcaaatcagcatcacaggcagtagctctgACCCCAGCAGGCGTTTGTCGCCTCCATAGCCGCAGACCCAGGGGCGTATCCCTCTCCTGAGTCTGGGGTAGCAGGTTCTGTTCATACACAGCCTGCATGTAGTGGTCACTGAAGACCTGGGATTCACTCCTCTCcccttacccactaggctactacgctgggccctaCATTTCAGAATGTTGAGGACAAAAGGAACAGCAGGGGGCAGTGTTGGGTCTGGTGGTTGAGGTGCCACCTAGAAGACTACATTCTGCCCCAGGGGCCTGGACTCGGCCTCCCGCTCTGCTctccaccccagcttcctgctgatgaacacCTGAGacgcagcaggtggcagccaaaGGCTGGAATCCCAGTCACccacacaggaagctgggacGGAGTTTCTGGTCCttaacttctgcctggcccaagcccagTGGCTgcaggcctttggagagtgaaccagtggatcagaggtttctgtctctcaaatacacaaatcattttaaaaggaatgGCTGTTCGTGTTTAAGTAGATGAGGAGTCACCCTTGTGGACTCCACGGAGGCTTGCCGTGCTGGCCTCTGGGTCAGGGGTTGGCACCATCATGACAGTGAACACGGGCAGTGACACGGGGCAATGTGTTGGAATTCAAGCTCCACAAAAGCACGGTCCCCatctgttttgtcacactgtgcttTTAGACCAGAGCAGAGGACTTCTTGGTGCTTGGTAAATGGCTGAGTGATCAGGAGCAGTTGACCGAGAGTCCGGGGTGATCCTTGCATAGACAGGGTATCTATTTCAGATACACTGGGAAcatgctttaaaagaaaaacccttATGGGACGGTTCTCTGCCACGGACCCCATTAGAAAGGGGTCAGTTTCAGTCCCTGGGAGACTAATTTCTTACTGTGTGTTCTGGATGTATTTAATGGACTGAATGCTCCATCTTCTTAGCTGTGAAACTGAAGGTTCAGCAAAAGGCCACCCACATTTATGAACGAGTCACGAGTGCTTAAAATTCATTTACAACAAGTTCTAAAAAGAAATTCccgggcccagcggctaaagtcctcgccttgaaagccctgggatcccatatggacgccggttctaatcccggcagctccacttcccatccagctccctgcttgtggcctgggaaagcagttgaggacggtccaatgcattgggacactgcacctgcgtgggagacccggaggaggttccaggttcccggcttcggatcggcgcagcatcggcccgttgcggctcacttggagagtgaatcattggacggaggatcttcctctctgtctctcctcctctgtgtatatctggctgtaatagaaatgaataaatcgggcccagcggcgtggcctagcggctaaagtcttcgccttgaacgccccaggatcccacatgggcgccggttctaatcccagcagctccacttcccatccagctccctgcttgtggcctgggaaagcagtcaaggacggcccaaagctttgggaccctgcacccgcgtgggagacccagaagaagctcctggttcccggcatcggattggcgcgtaccggcctgttgcggctcacttggggagtgaaccatcggattgaagatcttcctctctgtctctcctcctctctgtatatccggctttccaataataataaaatcttttaaaaaaatgaataaatctaaaaaaaaaaaaaagaaattcccagAGTGATTTATCATCTACACATCATAGGCTTTTGGGGGAAATTTTGCTTCTCAGCAAGACTTCATCATGACAACCCTCCATCTTTTAGGTTATTTCCCCCATGTCATAGTCTGTGGCTCAACGGAAGTGGAACATCTTGTTGCCAGGATCATGTGCAGTACATAATTCAAATTAATTCACCACTTCAGCTCTCAGTTCTTCTGTTCCACTGAAATTGAATTTTGGACCAAGCTCCGTGGTtgctgctctctgctgccctctgtgGGTAGCAGATGGGAAGAGCTGCTCTCCAGCCCAATCCTCAAACCTGGGTCCAACAACCAGCAGTAACAGGATCACCAGCCAACTCAGAACTTGACCCCCGGACACTGCGTGCATTAGAACCCTGGGGTGAGGCTCAGCCACTGTGTTTGAACGAACCTCCAGGTGATTTCTGTAGCGACTCCCAATTGCTTCTCTGCTTTAGGTGCTGCCCTTCTGGCATCCTGGTAGTAACACCCACGAGACGGGCTCTCCCTGCTGCTTCTGATCTTGGGACTCACATAAGTGTGCATCATGAGGCTGTGTGCAAAAGGGCTTCCTGTGcttcatactttatttttttaaagatttatttatttttattggaaagtcagatatacagagaggaggagagacagagaggaagatcttccatccgatgagtcactccccaagcggccgcaatggctggagatgagccaatccgaacccaggagccaggagcttcttctgggtctcccacactgctgcagggtcccaaggctttgggctgtcctccactgcttccccaggccacaagcagggagctggatgggaagtggagctgccggggtgagaaccggctcccatatgggatcctaggcatgcaaggcgaggaccttaaccactacgctatcgcgctgggccccatgctttatttttaaaaaacacttattttttgaaaggctgagatatagaaaaagagaggttcttccatttgctggttcattcatcCAGTGGCCGCAATAACTAGGGTTCGGccacctgaagccaggtgcttcttccaagtctcctacatgggtgccaggagaccatgcacttgggccatcctgttgcCCTCTCAGctgtattagcaaggagcaggatcaaaagtggagcagctgggctccgcacaatagtctagtgactaaagtcgttgccttgcatcttatatgggtgccagtttgtaccccaactgctccacttccattccagctccctgcttgtggcctgtgaaagcagtagaatatgacccaaagctttgggaccccgtacccatgtgggagatccagaggagggtcttggctcctggcttcagatttgctcagctctggctattgcggccacttgggggagtgaaccatgtgGGATTACACTTGTGTTCATATTCCCTCTGtcattccaaaaatatttttcgTAGCCCCTTTCCGAGCCAGGATCTGGTGTGCATCCTCAAATctgtacttggtttccatgactaTTTAGTCTCTATTCTTGCAGAACACGCAAACTCTGTAACCTGAACCAAGCAACTCTTTTGagtttttctctattttattgaaaagcagagagaccgAGTTacactctgctggttcacacccacatttgcctgtggcctgccagggctgggtcaaagtTGTAGGCAGAAGCCACAGGCTCGAGCAGGTGTGGCATGTGGAAGGCAGGAAACCAATTCCTTGAACCATTGGTGCTGGAGGCAGGAGTggaaggtgggacttgaactccaATTAGACACCTGCACTCCAATTCAGGGCACAGGCATCTAATCCAGGGTATTAACTGTAAGCCAAACATCTAccccccattttttaaatttattttttatttgaaaggttgatgtttacagagagaaaaggggtgTTGaggtcttccatcactggttcactccccaagtggtcacaacagccagaactgaacctattcaaagccaggagccaggagcctcttccaggtcttccatatgggtgcatggttccatggacttgggccatcctcctctgcttcccagttcgtaagcagggagctgaattggaagtagagcagcctggacacgaactggcactcatttcAGATGTTGGCGCCATGGGGCAGAGAatcagcttgctatgccacacctCCCCCAACACATGtatttttacaaatacattttgaCTGGTATGTGACCTGGCTCTGATGTAACATGTTTGGTTGTTTTCtgactgcaatggcagggctGAGCATCTGTGATAGATGGTATGGTCCTCAAAGCCTAACACATTCACCTCCAGGCTTGACACAGTCGACTAACCTAAGCCGGGAATTCTCCTCACTCCTTCCCATGTCTTGCTCGCTGACAAGGTACTATTCAGAGGGGCCAGGGTAAATTGCTTACAGAGAATCTTTTCTTTGGAATGGCTTCACTACATACATCAAAGTCTTCAAtgtattttcaaatagaaaattccTGAGATGATCAAGGCTCCACAGGGTGGCCTTAAACAGGTGTTTACTCACCACAAATCGTAAATTGTAAGTTGGAAAAATTAACATAGTACCAACGTCTTGCCTCTTCTCacactttatttttcagaaaggagaggaaaagaatgcTAAGTGTGACATAGGGCAAGTGGTTTTAGTGACAAGTGGAGGTGCAATCCTTACATCGTTTAAGTAAGAGAAACAGGCAGGAAACCCAGGGTCTTCCCTCTTAGGAAATCCTAATACGTGATTTCAATGTGCAGAAATCTAGATATGTACACACAAGAGTGTCAGCTCTGAGGCCCAGAAAGTGCTAACCAGAAGTCCCTGGGGGAAAACGAAGGCATGAAAACTCTCCCTTCGCTCAGCTGGGCGGTGCCAGTTGCTACCCAACACAGGGCTGACATCTCTTTATCCCATTAGTGGTCCCTCCCTTCCACTGAGGACAGCAAGCATGTACATGGCATTGAGGCCTGGCCCTGATGTGgctgtcaggaacccaagcacgttCCACCCCCAACAGCGCTCAGTGTGGACAGAGCAGGGTCCCCAAAACAGGACTCCAGGGTAGGCCTTGTTCCCCAGAAGGCTAGCAGTGTCCAGCCTGCCCTTCTTCCTCCCCGGGTCAGACTGCAAGGAGTAGCCCTCCAGTATAGCTATCCTACTCACGGCCCAAGATCTTGCAAGGAAGACAGGTGTGAGATATAGAGGGCTGCTAAGCCGTTTCACTACCAAGACGCAAGCCCCAGTTCACACACCATGGTGTTCCCCCCATACAACAAACCCCATCTCCCCTCCACACACCACCCTCTGTATTTTACAAGaatatttagtttaaaaaaaaagtggagctacACTCTTTGTACAAGTGGCGGGAGAGAGTGAGGGGCCGACTTAGAGAGCTTGTGGAAGGGTTTGGAGCAGTGGATCCTTCTCCTGGTTTCCTGGGAGTGACACGGCCTTGGCGTGGCCGAGGAAGGCATTCAGGCCCTTGCCCTCCTCCGTGCCCCCGGCGTGACTTCCTATTGGTTTGTATTCCTTGTGTTTTCTGAAAACAGTGTGCGagacagttattttttttttaaaaaaagtgaaagattCAGCTGAAATACATTACTTTCCATAATGTTTCAAGCCAGGTGCAAATGGTTAAATTCCATATAACCTAAGCTGTGGCTTGTAAGACAGCTCTGttagcaaaaaacaaataaacaacaaacccCTGCAACATTTCCCTTCTTCATGCTTACTTCCGTTGGAAGATTAGGTAGGCACAACTCTATGGCTGACAGCAGGTAGCATtggggagattaaaaaaaaactgcagcaaAAATAACGGGCCGTTTGGAATTCATCATTCAAAaacgaccctccccacccccagccaacatacacacacacaaaacaaggtttAAAGGCAAACTCAACATCACCACCATTATCAGGTGCCTGAACAAGCTACTTAACTAAGGACACGGAATTAGAAGCAGGGCCTTACCTGTACAGGTGCACGGAGAAAGCAGCCAGGCACAGGACCAGGCAGCCAGCGGCGATCAGGATGCCGTCCACTGCTTGCAGGGGCCACGCTGAGTCTGCACAAGCACAGAGGGAAGTGCCGGTCAGCTGCAGCTTCCATCCTCAGGCCCCGTGAGTGCGCCGTGGACACCCGACCACACCCCAGCTTG
The sequence above is a segment of the Ochotona princeps isolate mOchPri1 chromosome 20, mOchPri1.hap1, whole genome shotgun sequence genome. Coding sequences within it:
- the MALSU1 gene encoding mitochondrial assembly of ribosomal large subunit protein 1; this translates as MVPGCRVARLLGRLVGHGALGLRAERRLGLPAAGRLPPAPALGRVWPPVGLGRGLHGGPRLEEGTADEGRPADRATPRFDIDTLVSLLREENARDICVIRIPPEMKYADYFVIGSGTSTRHLHAMAHYLVKMYKYLKCQSEPHVKIEGKDTDDWLCVDFGSMVIHLMLPETRETYELEKLWTLRSYDDQLAQIAPESIPEDFILGIEENTLSLTPMELKGRAEPFLPVSGRSCFPSPAP